A window of Gloeothece verrucosa PCC 7822 genomic DNA:
CATTGTCTTGGAGCATCTGGATTATCCCACAAGTGTTCAAGTGGTTTGCCTTGTCCATCTGTTGGCCAATTAAGAGCTAAGAATGTTTGCCACGCAAAAGGTATAAGGCACGCCATATCAGAAGTGCTACATCCGTTAACTATCGTGGGTAGAGTAGAATTTAATTCTGGCGTGGATAGATTAGAATTTAATTCTGGCGGTTTTGGATTCGCTACCACTTTCAAATTAATTCCTAACCCTACTACAATCACTATACAAATTGCTATCAAACCTAAAATTAAACGCTTTATTTTATTCATCTCATTACTTATTTAGACTTTCCAAAAGGATAGATATAATAATATTTACAAAACCTTGAGAAACTTTTAGTTAAAATTCTACCTCTAAATTCAATTTAGTAAGGATTGCTTATTAACAGCCTCGACTGAAAAAATACGATCACTCTATTGATATTAAACCATAAAACTTTTTAGAATTATACCATAGAATTTTTTGAAGAACAGGTTTAGATAATTGTCCTTCAAAAGCGACCATATCAATAACAACATCGGGGTTATGATCCATGTGGGGATAATCAGAGCCAAAAATTAAATTATCCGAGCCAATATATTCAATTATTTGAGAAAGATAAGGTTCAGAACGCTCAACGGCAATATAACATTGACGGCGGAAATATTCTGAGGGAAGTATTTTTACACAATCTTTCACTTCCCAATATAAATTTTTGTATTCCTCATCTAATCGCCATAACCAATAGGGAAGCCAACCACAACCCGACTCCAAAAACCCCACTTTAAGCTTAGGATGACGCTCTAAAACCCCTCCTTCAATTAATGTCAACAGAGCCATCATTTGTTCCATCGGGTGAGAACAGGCATGAAGTGCAAAACGGGTATTAAACCTATCTGCCCCCGTAGTCGGTAAGCGGCTATGAGTACCTTCATGAATGCTCACTGCGATGTTTAACTCTTCGCAAGCTGTCCAAAACGGATCATAGGACAAATCGCTCAAAATTCTACCTTTAACGGGATTAGGGCGCAAAAAAACTGCTTTCCAGCCCCAGTTGGCAATGCGGTGTACTTCTTTAACCATCTTCTCTGGGTCATGAAAATTAATCGCGCCGACTCCTTTTAAGCGCTCAGGATCATAGCGACAAAATTCTTCGTATAGCCAAGTATTATAAGCATCGGTGAACGCCCCTACCACTTCTGCTGGCAAAGTATCGATCGCAAAAAGCCACAGACCACAGGTAGGATAGATAAAGGCAATATCTATCCCCATTTGTACCATTGCTTGAACATGGGACTCAGGGTTGTAGCGGTTGAGATAAGCATGAGGATGAGCTTGCATCATCTGCTTATTGCCTTCTTCTTGGACTTGTAAGGAGATTTTTTCGGTAATTAGTTCTCCTTTAACTTTCATGTCTCGGGAGGGGGCAAAGTCTTTAAATTTTGAGTCAAGGTATCTTGCCCAGATTTCGGGAGGTTCAATAACATGGGAATCTGCATCAATAATTTTGTAGCCGTTGATCATAGACATTTTTAAAGGAATATCTGAATTTTTGAAGTTATTGTGCTACAAGCTTGCTTAAATGACCATCGCTGATTTTAAAAATAGAAGGGAATAACGAGAGCGATCGCCTTTTTGAAGTTTTTTAAATTCTCTTTAGTTAAGTAACTTCAATCAGTTTACTTTGCCAAAAAATTTTAAGGGTTAAGATAAGGTTAAAAAAAAGTCGAAGTCCAACTTAGGGACTTGCGTGTAAATACATTACCAGTTAAACTAGAATTGTGAACAGGCAGTGTCGCTGCGCTAGGCTTCGCCTAACTCCGTGCGTGTAAGCGCACCTCCTATCAAAATATTTATAGATGTTAAGCGAAAAAATTAAGTGTACTCTAAAAGATGCGGCATCATTGCTAACAGGCGTTAAGAAAAGAGCTTTCATGGCACAAGTAGCCAAAGATTATTTTCAATCTTCTGCGCGGAAAGCTGAAAGTCAATTAGGATGGTCAAGGCAAGCGATAACTACTGGATTAAAAGAATTAGAAACGGGAATCATTTGTGTTAATAATTACCGAGGAAGAGGAAGAAAAAAAACAGAAAAAATTTTGCTCAACTTAGAAGAAGATATAAAAAGCTTAGTAGAGATATATTCACAAGCCGATCCTAAATTTCAATCAACGTTTGCTTATGCTAAAATCAGTGCTAGAGCCGTCAGAGAAGCTTTAATTGAAAAAAAAGGATACAGAAACGAAGAGTTACCCTGCCGTCAAACTATTGGAGATATTTTAAATCGGATGGGTTATCGTTTAAAAAAACACAAAAAGTCAAACCCCTAAAAAAAATTCCTGAAACGAATGCGATTTTTAATAATGTAGCTCAAGCTAATTCATTGGCTGATAATAACCCTAAAACTCTAAGAATTTCCCTTGATTCTAAAGCTAAGGTAAAAATCGGTAATTTGTCAAGAGAAGGAAAAAGTAGAATGATTGAGCCACTCAAAGCGGATGACCACGATCACCAATGGTCTGAGGTTTTAGTTCCTTTAGGAATTCTCGACGTTAGTGGCGATAAATTTTCTATATATTTTGGGACTTCAGCCGAGACCCCCGATTTTATTGTCGACTGTTTAGCCAGATGGTGGCAGGACAATAAAAGCTTATATTTGGGGATAGAAGAGTTAGTAATCAATCTAGATAATGGCATAGCACAGCGTAGTAATAGAAGCCAATTTATTAAAAGAATAGTTCAATTTTGTTGACAAACACAATTAAGGGTTCGTTTAATTTATTATCCACCTTATCATAGTAAGTATAATCCAGTGGAGCGATGCTGGGCAATTTTAGAGAACTACTGGAATGGAGCAATTTTAGACTCAAGAGAAGCGGCCTTGTCTTGGGCATCTAATATGACTTGGAAAGGAAATCACCCTCAGATACATTTAATAGAAAAAACTTATGAAAAAGGTGTAACAGTGAAATCCCCTGAGTTGAAAATTTTTCAACAATTCTGGCAATCCTCTGAAAGTTTGCCCAAGTGGGATGTGACTATTGTTCCTCCCTAAATTGGGTATGTTATTTTAACGCAAGTCCCTTACATCCACATAGGGATAGGATTTAATTCCTCTTCTTTCAAAGGTTTTTTTAACCATCCCATCTTAACAGGAACATCATACAATCTTCCTGCTCCCAAGCGCTTCCACATATGGCGCATTCCTGGCACAATAACTTTAGCCACTCTTAAGCCAATATCAGGACGAGTTTGGTCTAAAACTAACAATTCCATTCCCTTATTTTCAACAATTTGCTGACAAAGTTTTACATCATTTAATAAATCATCACTCGCTAATGATAAATAATCCTTATTTTCTTTAGCCATCATTTGCAGATCCGGCACTAAATAAGATTGATTAATTAAAGTTGCTGTTTGCCACCATTTAACAACCAATGGGTCAGCAAAAGGCGGATAATTTGTTGTTTCATTTTCTTCAGAAGATAAAACATTAGGTAATGTTTTATTTACCTCAGTTAAGGCGCGACTAATAGCAATTTTGGGGTCAAAATGCGCCCCATATCCTAATAAAATATACTCGACTTCTCTAAATTTTTTAGAACTAATAGC
This region includes:
- a CDS encoding amidohydrolase family protein, encoding MINGYKIIDADSHVIEPPEIWARYLDSKFKDFAPSRDMKVKGELITEKISLQVQEEGNKQMMQAHPHAYLNRYNPESHVQAMVQMGIDIAFIYPTCGLWLFAIDTLPAEVVGAFTDAYNTWLYEEFCRYDPERLKGVGAINFHDPEKMVKEVHRIANWGWKAVFLRPNPVKGRILSDLSYDPFWTACEELNIAVSIHEGTHSRLPTTGADRFNTRFALHACSHPMEQMMALLTLIEGGVLERHPKLKVGFLESGCGWLPYWLWRLDEEYKNLYWEVKDCVKILPSEYFRRQCYIAVERSEPYLSQIIEYIGSDNLIFGSDYPHMDHNPDVVIDMVAFEGQLSKPVLQKILWYNSKKFYGLISIE